The DNA window GTTTTTGGCAAAACTTCCCGGAAGCATAGGCGGTAGTATCAAAATGAATGCGGGAGTCAAAGAGTATGAAATTTCAAACTCTCTTTTGGCTATCAAAACCCTAAAAGGCTGGGTTGAAAAAAAAGATATAAATTTCGATTATAGATATTCGGATATAAACGAGCCTGTTTTCGAAGCAATTTTCGAACTAAAACAAGGGTTTGATTACGAACTTGACGAAAAGTTAAAAATCTTGCGCCAAAATCAACCGTTAGAGCCGAGTTTAGGTAGCGTATTTAAAAATCCAAAAGGCGATTTTGCCGGAAGACTTATAGAAAAAGTAGGTATGAAAGGTATGCAAAAAGGCGGCATAAAAGTAAGTGAAAAACACGCTAATTTTTTTATAAACGTCGGAGGCGGTACGTTTGAAGATATGATGTTTTTGATAAACGAAGCGAAAAAAAGAGTTTTTGAAAGTTTCGGAATAAAATTGGAAGAAGAGATAGTTATTTTGTAGTTTTTTCTATTTTCGAATGAATAAAAGCGGCTATCAAAAGCCCAAGACCAAGCGTACCTGTGATAAGCTCCCCTACATGGAAGAAAATTTTTAAAAGCATAATAACCGCTAAAACTCCGATTGCGTAATGAGCGCCGTGTTCTAAATATTTGTATTCGTCCAAAACGCCTTTTTCGACCATCCAAATCGTAAGACTTCTAACGAACATAGCCCCGACACCAAGACCGATCATAATAAGCCAAATATTCGGAGTAATAGCAAACGCTCCTATTACTCCGTCAAAACTAAAACTCGCATCCAACACTTCAAGATACAAAAGCCCCATAAGACCGCTTTTTACACCCTCGGCACTGAAAGCTTCGTTTACTCCTTTTAAAATTGAATAACTAAGCAGTCCCAAAAAGTAAGCAATAGCAACTTCGTAACTTTTTGCATCGTATGTTACTATTATTCCGATAATCATAGCCACTATTAAAGAGATATTGTTTACTCTTCCGAATTTCTCAGCCGTTCTCTCAAACGGCTTAATCCACCTAACCTCTTTTTCTTCAAACAAAAAGTCACTAAAAACCATCCATAAAAACGCCCCACCGAACGCATAAATCAGTTTTTCGGCGCTAAGCAGTATTTGATGATATTTCTCAGGGTCAAAAAGCGCTATATGAATAGTATCTTGCAAAGAAAGTCCGGCAGCCACCGCTACGATAATCACTGGAAAAACAAGCCTCATACCGAATACCGCAATAATAATTCCCCAAGTTAAAAATCTCTTTTGCCAAACTTCATCCATCGTTTTTAAAATTTTTGCGTTAACAACGGCGTTATCAAACGATAAACTAACCTCCAAAACGGCAAGAATGGCAGTCAGATACACCGCGGCAAAACCGCCTAAAAAATAAGCGGCGACCAATCCCGCTACGGCGATAATAAAAGAGACGTAAAAATATTTCAACTACACTCCTTAAATTTTGAAAAGATTTTCAAGTTTGCTTGTGTCGTTTGATTTTTCTTGCGGCTCTTTAAGCTCGATTTTGTATTTAGTAAGCATACTCGCAAGAGTGATATTCACTCCGTTTTTCCCGATAGCTTTCGCTTTTTCGTTAGGATCTACTTCAACATAAGCAATTCCGTTTTTTTCGTCTATTTTTACGTTTTTAACGATTGCAGGAGACAATGCTCTTGCTACGAAAATTTCAGGTTTGGACGAATATTCGATAACGTCTATATTTTCTCCGTGAAGTTCGTTTGAAATGGCGTTGATTCTAACTCCGTTTTTACCGATAATAGTCCCTATTGGCTCGATTTTAGGATTTAAAGAGCTTACGGCAACTTTACTTCTGACTCCCGGAATTCTCGCACTTCCGTGAATTTTAATAATCCCGTCTCTAACTTCGGGCACGGCGTTTTCTATAAGTTTTTCCAAAAATTTAGGAGCCGTACGGCTAAGTTCTATAGTGATACCTTTTTTATTGTCGAAATGTACATATTTCAACAATGCCTTTAATACGTCTCCGACTTCGAATTTCTCACCTTTAATTCTGTTTCTTCTCGGAAGTACCCCTTTTACGCCCTCAAGTTCAACCCAAGTATTTTCTTCGCTATCCACTTTTACAACTTCGCCGCTTACGATAGTATTAAGTTTAGAAATAAGCTTTCTATATATTTCGTTTTCAAGAAGTCTTGTAATTTCGCGCTCAAACTCTCTTTGAAGAGCCATAGCCCCGCTTCTTCCGAGCTTACTCAAATCAAGCTCGGCTCTTAATTTATCTCCGATTGACGCATTTTCGTCAAATTCTTTTGCTTCGTCCAAATAGAGATATTTCTCAGGCTCTTCAAGAGCTCTGTCGTCGTTTACAACAGTAAAGTTTTGATAAATTTTAAGCTCTCCGTTTTCGTCAAGCTCCACATCCACATCGATATCACCGAGTATTTTTTTGGCGGTTTTGATAATAGAGCGCTTAAACGCCTCTTTTACTTCTTCAAAATCAAGACCCTTTTCGTTAGCCACCATCGACAAAAGATTAAGTACCTTATCCACAATCAATTCCTTTATGCAAAGTTTGTTATAATTTTACACAATTTTTTGATAAAATAATAATAAAAAGGAAGTCTATGAAACTCAAACTTATCGGACCTGATAACGAAATTATCGAAAAGAACTATGAGGAATTCGTAAGTGAAATAAAACCGAACAGCTTTTTTTACTTTCATAAAGATACAAGCTACAAAGATTTAAAAGACCTAATCGACAAGCTTGAAAGCGACGGATATTCAGTATATTTCAGAGAAGTGAAATTCGGGCTTGACGAAGGTGCTTATATGTATGAGCTTCATATCATCTAAGGATTAAGATGAAAAAACTCTACATCGAAACCTTTGGGTGTCAGATGAATGTAAAAGACACCGAACACATTATCGGAGAGCTCTCCGATATCTACACTCCTACCCAAAACCCTAAAGAAGCCGATTTGATAATCATAAACACCTGCTCGGTCAGAGAAAAACCGGTTCAAAAACTATTCTCCGAACTCGGAGCTTTAAAAAAAGAAAATCCCAACGCAAAATTCGGTGTTTGCGGATGTACCGCAAGCCATATGGGTGAAGAGATTATAAAAAGAGCGCCTTATGTCAGCTTTGTTTTGGGAGCGAGAAACGTAAGCAGAATAAAAGAAGCGATAAATAAAGAAAAAGCGGTAATCACCGACATAGACTACGACGACACCACATACGTTTTTAAAAATACCCGCAAAAATCCTTATAAAGATTTCGTAAATATTATGGTCGGGTGCGATAAGAAATGTACTTTTTGTATTGTTCCCAAAACAAGAGGAAAAGAGCTTTCGATTCCTATGGATTTGATTTTAAAACAAGTAGAAGAGCTTGCAAACGACGGAGTAAAAGAGATAACGCTTTTAGGACAAAACGTAAATACTTACGGAAAAAGATTCAGCGTACCTCATCCGAAAGTCGATTTTACGGATTTGCTTAGAGAAGTGAGCAAAATAGACGGGATAGAGAGAATCAGATTCACCTCTCCTCATCCTTTGCACGCGGACGATAAATTTTTAGATGAATTCGCAAACAATCCTAAAATCTGCAAACACATCCATTTCCCTCTTCAAAGCGGAAGCAGCGAAATATTAAAAGCTATGAAAAGAGGATATACTAAAGAGTGGTTTTTAAATAGAGCCGAGATTATAAGACAAATTCCGGATGTTGCGATATCTACGGATATTATCGTAGGATTCCCGGGAGAGAGCGAAGAGGATTTTAAAGATACTTTGGAAGTAGTGGAAAAAGTGAGATTCGAGCAGATTTTTAGTTTTGTCTATTCACCAAGACCTCTAACAGAAGCCGCCGAGTTTCCGAATCAAGTACCAAAAGACATCGCAAAAAAAAGACTTTGGCAGCTTCAAGAGTTACACGCTCAAATCCTTGAAGAGATAAGTAAAGAACAAATAGGCAAAACCTACAAAGTGCTTGTCGAAGAGGTAGGAATGGGCAAGAGCGATAACTTTTTTACGGTAAAACTTGACAAAGACCCTAATTTACTTGGTAAAATAGTCGATGTAAAAATTGAAGAAGCGAACAAACATACTCTAAAAGGGAGAGTGATATAAAAAAAGTACTCTTTGGTATTCTAATAGCCTTTTTGTTAGCGGGAGCCTATTTCGTATTCAATCCCTCATATAGGCTCTCGCTTGAAGCGAGATATTATTTCGAAACGGGCAATTACGAAGAAGCCTATAAACTTGCAAGCGAAGCTTTTACGATAAATCCGTATAACCGAATGGCGTTTACGCTTAAAACCCAATCGAAGATAGCAAAAGAGTGGCAAAGCTTTATTAACGACGCCGATAATTATTTTCAAACAATAGAAAAAATAGCGAATAAACCGGTTGTCACCAAAAAAGACAAATTAAGAATCAAAATGATGCTTGAGATTTTACTTGACGAATACAAAACGTTAAAACCGTCACTTTTACTGCCTCCTAAGCTAAAAAAAGAGGCTAAAGAAAAATATTTAAAGGCAAAGAAGTTATATGAAGAGCTTTTTGAATAAAGAGATAAACAAATTTCTTAAATATGTTAAACAAACAAACTCAAAAGAGACATATAGAACATACGAAAGCGTATTAAAAGAAGCGCTTGAATTTATCGAAATTGAAAACGGAGCTATTGATATAACTCCTTATCGCCTGCATATTGCAAATCTAAGCAAAAAAACGATAGCAAAAAAAGTCTCGGCCCTAAGAAGTTTTTTCGATTTTTTGCAAAGAGAAGGTTTTAAATACAAAATTGTCGGTGACGAACACATAAAAGTCCCTAAAACTCTACCAAAACCCGTAAGCTTAGAACATATAAAAGAGGCTTTGAAAGTTGCCGATATGGATGAGTATTTGGCGATTATGGTCGTCTTTTCTTTAGGGCTTAGAATAAGCGAAGCAGCAAACATAAAACTCAGCGACATAAAAGGCGATTGGATAGAAATAAGAGGAAAAGGAAACAAAACGAGAATCGTCCCGATACACCCTAAACTCAAAGAATTCATCGACAAATACTTAAAAATAAACCCTAAAAAAGAGTATCTTTTCGAAAAAAACGGCAAAAAAATGAGCGATGCCAATCTCAGATATGTTATTCAAAAAGCTTTTAAAAAAATAGGAATACACGTAACACCTCACCAGCTAAGACACTCTTTTGCGACTTATATGCTCGATAAAGGCGCAAGAATCAACGACGTAAGCGAGCTTTTGGGACACGAGTTTATATCAACCACCCAAATTTACACGAAACTCAGTAACTCGCTTAAACTAAAAAATTACTTAAAAGCGCATCCGCTATGTGGTTAGAAAAATTTTTTAAAAAACAATTTATAGCCTTTTATAAAGAGGACGAATATAAAACGATACTTCAAGTTGTCAAAAACAAACAAATCTTATCAACGGAAGAGAAGAGTTTCGAGGATAAAAAAGAGTTTGTCAAATATATAAGAGAAAAAATAGACGACAACCCTCAAACATATATTTCAACCGTACTTCTTACAATCAATCAAGGAGTAATCCCGAGCTGTAGCAAGCAAGTATATTTGGATAAAGACATAGACCCAGATAACGTAAAAATTTTATGTCTTGGAAAGTATTCTTTTTACGTCTCTTTTTATGAGCTTAGAAATCTCGAAAACGAGTACAAATTCGACCTTGACTTCGTATATTCCGTTTTTGCAGTAATAGACGCTATGGCGGATGAGAGAAAAAACAGATTTTATTTATTGGTACTAAAAAACCATTTGGTAATTTTGGGATATGAAAATTTCATACCTATATATAGCGACATAATCGAACTAAATGAAGAAGAACCCGGTGACATTGACGAAGATATAGTAGAAGATATCGACCTTGAAGAGGAACTCATAAGCGATATCGATAGCGTCGAAGAGGAAGAAATCGACGATAGTGAAATCACGAACGAACAAACTTCCAAAGAAGCAGAAATCCTAAATCATTTAAAAAGTGCGATTAAAGAATACTATGATAATTACAGCAGCGATTTTATTGAAAAAATCATAATTTTAGATACAATCGGGATAGATATTACGCTAAATTCATTAATCGAAGACGAGCTTTTGATATCAAGCGAAATTAAACAGATAGATTTTCTAAATTCCATAAACAGGCTGTCAATTGAAAGCGTATAGTTTTACAAGACCCAATAAAAAACCTCTATTTAAAGAGGATACGAAACTTTGGCTGTTGTTAATAGTGATATCTCTATTTTTGTATGTGGCTTTTTCGGCTTTTTTAGCCATAAAAGCCTATTTTTTAAATAAAGACGCCCAAAACTTAAAAAAAGAGATTATCACCCTAAAAGCTGACATAACCAAACTCAATAAACAAAAAGATTTTATTTTCAAACAAAAAGCGCTTTACGAAGATATAAATATAAAAAATCAACTCACAAAACAGCAAATAAAAAACTTACTTGACTTAATCCCGGACCCTATTACTCTTGAGAGATTTTATATAGATAACGACAAACTGATAATCTACGGCATCACACCGACAAAAGACGCTTATAATTTATTAATGTTACCGCCGCTTGAATCGATTTTTGCAAAAACGGTTACGACTTTTTACGAATTGCCAAACGGCTGGTATAGGTTTAAAAGCGAAAACTATCTAAAGAGCGGAAATGAAAAAGATTAAAATACCAAAAATAAAAATCCCGAAAGTCTATATTTACGGCATTGACGTAATAAAAAACTTTGCGTTTTTTACGCTTTATATTATCATCACCCTATTAGCAATCGCCTTTTTAATAGCACCGGCGGTTAAAACATTTAAAAAAGACCAAAAAAAATATTACGCAATAAAATCTCAATACGACGCAACTTTAAATACTTATAACCAAACCCTAAAAGAGTTAAACGCTCTCAAAAAGAAAAATGCCAAAATCTTAAGCGCACTAAGAAGAGACTTCGATACTACGAACTTCAAAAATTTCGCTTCCAAATATATGGATATCAAGGAGATAAAAGAGATAAATCAAAGCGTTTATAAAGAGGACTTTATAAAAACAACCTATATTGCAAAAGCAAAAATCAAATCGCCTAAAAATTTTTACGATTTTATAGACGCTTTGAAAAATTACAAATACGTATTAAGAGTCTATTTTCCTATCAATTTCCAAAAAGACAAAGAGAATATCGACCTGACATTGAAAATCGAACACTTTAAACTAAAGAGCGGTAAATAGCATAGGCACTGCTAAAAGCCCACTGAAAATTATATCCTCCAAGCTCACCCGTTACATCAACCACCTCTCCCGCAAAATAGAGATTTTTTCTAAATTTGCTTTGCATATTCAAATCAAGCTCCTGCGTCAAAACACCGCCTTTTGTCACTTCCGCCCTTTCGAATCCGAAAGTCCCGGCAGGTGCGAATTCGTATGAATTTAAAAGTTTCAGTTTTTCTTTTTCTTCTTTTTTTAAAAATTTCACTCTCTTATCTTCCACACCGACCGCTTTTAAAAACTCTTTTATAAATCTTTTTGGCAAAGGCAATTGAGTGGATATCTGTTTGTTGGGATTTTTAAGATATGAAAAGACCTCTTTATTTAAAAAATCGATCGTTATTTTTCCTCTATCCCACCACAAAGAAGCGTTTAAAATAGCCGGCCCCGTAATGCCTCTATGAGAAAAAAGCACGTTTTGTCTAAAGATTTTTCGGCCGACTTTCACTTTTGCAAAAACGGATATCCCGCTTAAATTCTTAAACCAACTCTCACTCGGCTGTACGGTTAAGCCCACAAGTGCCGGCTTTAAAGGCGTGACGGAGTGAGAAAAGCTTTTTGCAATCTCATATCCTATTCCGCTTGCACCAAGCTTTTTAAAACTAAGCCCGCCGCTTGCCACCACAACGTTTTGAGCTTTAAATACTCCTTTATCGGTTACGACGCTCAAGTCCTCTTTTACTTCCAAAACTTCGGTATTTAAACGGATGTTTTTTACGTTTTTTTTGAAAAAATCAAGCAAAACGTCCGAATTTTTAAAAAAATATTGATTTTCTTTTAAAAGATTCACTTCGAGGTTATTTTTTTTAAGCCAAGAGAGAAGGTCTTTATTTGAAAAGTTTTTTAATATCTCTTTTACGAATTCTTGATTTCCATAATAATTTTTTTCGCTGACGAATTTGTTTGTGATATTACACTTCCCTCCGCCGCTTATTTTTATTTTTGCTCCTATTTGGGAATTATGCTCCAAAATAAGATAATCTTTTTTTAATAACGAAGCCAAAAAAAGCCCGCTTGCACCCGCACCGATTATTATTGTTTTCAATCAAAACCTTTTTGATAAAATTATACAAAAAGGCAAAACGTGAAAAAAAGAATCTACTACAACCACACCGATGCCGGAGGCATAGTGTATCACTCGAACTACATCACTTTTTGCGAACAAGCAAGAAGCGAAATTTTCTTCTCTCACGGCATATATTTTTCACAAACAAGCGGTTATGTAATAAAAGACTTAAAAGCCAAATTCATCAAATCGGCAAAACTCGGAGATATCATCGAAATAAAAACGAAAGTAAAAAAAATAAGAAAAACATCAATCGAGCTCTTGCAAGAAATCTATAAAGATGACGAACTGATTTTTCAGCTTGAAGTGACAGCCGTATATATTCAAGACGGAAAAATCTCAAAAATACCAAAAAAACATTTGGAGATATTAAATGAATACGTTTAATAAAGGAAGAGCGGCCGAATCCAAAGCCGCCGATTTTTTAGAAAGTAAAGGATTTAAAATTATCGAAAAAAACTTTTACTGCAAAGGTGGAGAAATAGATATTATCGCTTTTAAAAACGATACTTTTCATTTTGTGGAAGTAAAAAGCGGCAGGGATTTCGAACCCGTATATAACATTACACCGCAAAAAATAAAAAGAATTACAAAGTGTCTTTTTAGATACGTTCAAAAAAATAAAATAACTTCGGCTTATTGTATTTCAGCAGTGATTATAAAGGAAAATTCAATTGAAATTATTGAAAATTTAACGTTATAAATAAAAAGGAGAAAGGATGAAAAAGGGGGTAGTGAAATTATATGGGAGAAATATTAATTTTACATTAAATTTACAGTAATTTTACATTTTTTTTACATTAATTAAATTTTGCACTTGGAATATCTAAATAGAACCCTTGATAATAATCTATTCCTAATTTTACACATTCATTAAAAATATCTTCGTTTTTTACAAATTCTGCAACCGTCTCTTTTTGAGATTTTTTAGCAAATTCTACTATCGTCTCAACTATCATTTTAGTTTTTTCGTCTTCATCAAGATTTTTAATCAAACTACCGTCTATTTTCAAATAATCGACATCCAAACTCATAATCCTCGCAAAATTACTATATCCGCTTCCGAAATCATCAATCGCTACCTTAACGCCCATAGGTTTTACCATTTTGATAAAGTTTTGCATAATATCGTAATTTTCTATTTCCGATTCCAAAATTTCAAAAGTTACTCTTTTTGCAATATTTTCATCTAAAAAACCTCCTAAAATATATGAAAGAGTTTCATTGTGACTAATATCTTCAATTGATAAATTCAAACTCAAATTCAAATCTTTATGTCTTTGCATTATTTCTTTTACTTTTTTTAAAATTATTAAAGTGATTTGATTGTATTGTCTGTTTTCTCTTGCTATTTGAAGATAAGGAAAAATAGATTTTATCTCTCCGCTTGGAGTTTTTATTCTTGCTAAGACTTCGTATTTTACGATATTTTTATTTTTATCGTATATTCCTTGAAAATAAGGAATGATTTTATTATGTTCTAATGCATATTTCAGCTCATGTGTTTTTTTGATATTCTCTTTTATTTGACAGTTAAGTTCTTTTTCGAAAAATTTAACTTTCTCTTTCAAATCTTTTTTTACGTTTTTCAAAGCCATGTCGGCTTTTTCAAGCAAAGGGTCTTCTTTTGCTATTCCCGCACTTAAAGAAATCGTATAATTAATACCGTTTCCGAGTACATCAATACTATATTCTTCCATAGAATTTATAAATTTTTCGGCAAATTCTCTTAATTTTTTTTCATTATGACAATCACAAAGCACCCCGAAATCATCCGCTCCTAGTCTATACACTTTCGCGCTCGGATTTTCAAGTTTTACATAATCCAAAAGTTCATGTGCCACGAATTTCAATATCTCATCCCCGACATCCACTCCGTAAAAATCGTTAATATGCTTAAATCTATCGATATTAAAAAGCACTAATGCCGGTCTTTGCAGTTTTTTTACATCTTCATTGAATTTGAGCCGGTTATAAAGTTTTGTTAAAGTGTCATGATATAAAAGAAACGTAATTTGCCTGACTTTTATCTCCAATACATAAACGGAATAAACAAGATATGCAATTAAAACCAAAATAAAAATTCCTAAAATATAAGAGAGTATTTCAAAAATCTTTATATCTCTTCCCGTTACATAACTATAATTATTAAAAGCGTCTTTTAAAGCTTTGGTTGTGGGAATATTTAATATTTCATCCAAAAGTTTCTTATATTTTGGAAAATATTTAAAAAATACGTTTAAATTCAAAAGTAAGTTTCTATTAAACTCCTGTTCTTTTTGCGTTAATTTAATATTTGAAAGTTTATTTAAGGTAATATCCTTTAAATAACTCAAATCTATAGCCTGCCTGGCTAAAAAAATCGAAGATATTATTGAAACGGCATTTTTCAAATACTCTTTGTTATTAATATTATTCGGCAATCTGGTAAGAATATTCGATAAAAATATTATCGAATTTTTAAGAGGAAGATTATATCTTTGAAACTCAAAAATAAGCTGCACTTTTTTATCGAAGAGTTCTTCGTATCTTAATAAATCTTCATAAGCTTTAGGAAAATGCCATTTAAAAAAAGGAAAGTTTTTAAAAAACTTAATCTCTTTTTGAATAGTATGAATATCCTGGGAAATTTTATCGTTATTGTAATACATATAAATACTTGATTGAAGCAGATGATAATTAAGCTTATACTCCTCTTTTTGCAACAAATTAAGATGATAAAAAATATTTTTATTCATAACGAAATATCTTTTCAATAAAATATTAGATACAAAAATTACGCTTATAGCGACAAGTCCCGAAAGCATTAAAATTAATACTTTTTTTGAAACTTTATCGAAAATCATTGCATATTCTTTATAATAGCGGGAGTTTCACCCGTTAATGTTTTCAAAAACGCTTCGATATCTTTTATATCCTCGGCCGGTATTTTAACTCCTAAATTCAACACTCCCATTTTTGCAATAGCTTCTTTTAAATTTTTTACACTTCCGTCATGAAAATACGGAGCCGTTAAAGCTATATTTCTTAAAGTGGGGACTTTATAAACATATTTATCATAAGGTATATGAGTAACCTCAAACCTATCTCTACCTCTTGGAATCTTAACATCAACCGTTAAAACTCCCAATTTTTGGAAGCTATTACCGCCTAAATTTCTTCCGTTGTGACAAGTTATACATCCGTAAGATTTAAAAAGAAAATATCCTCTTTTTTCTTGTTCGGTTATAGCGTTTTTATTGCCCCTTAGATATTTATCGAATCTACAATTAGGAGTAATAAGTGCTTTTTCAAATTCGGCAATAGCATCAAAAACCATATCGTAAGTTATATATTCTTTTTTATAAACCAATGAAAAAAGCTTTTTATATTTATTATTTTTATTTAATTTTTCTTCAAGTTTTTTAGGCGTCATTCCCATTTCATCAGGGTCTTCATTTGCCATTTTCGCTTGTTCGAAAAGATTTTTAGCTCGTCCGTTCCAAAACTGCCAGCAGTTAAAAACGGCATTATAAACGGTCGGAGAATTCATAGGCTCATCAACTCTTCCGAAAACTCCGATTGAAAATCTCTTATTATCCGCTCCTCCGTATTTAGGAGAGTGACAACTGGCACAGCTTACTTTATTATCAGCCGATAATATCGGATCGAAAAAAAGCATTTTTCCAAGCAAAGCCTTATCTTCGTTATATTTTACTTTTAAAGGTATAGGACTTATAGGCTCGGCATATAACAAAACAAAACTAAAAAAAACTATTAATCTCTTAAACATTCACATCCTCCAAGCCTCTTTAACTTCACATCAAAATCGGCACTTGGAAAATTAAGTTTAGAAAGCGAGGCTATCGTGCCTTTTCTTATGTTTTCATACGGATGAGTATATAAATTAAACCCGAGTTTATACAACGCGCACCTAACGGGCGTAGCCACAGAATATGTCGTAATCACTCCCTCTTTA is part of the Caminibacter pacificus genome and encodes:
- a CDS encoding cytochrome-c peroxidase codes for the protein MFKRLIVFFSFVLLYAEPISPIPLKVKYNEDKALLGKMLFFDPILSADNKVSCASCHSPKYGGADNKRFSIGVFGRVDEPMNSPTVYNAVFNCWQFWNGRAKNLFEQAKMANEDPDEMGMTPKKLEEKLNKNNKYKKLFSLVYKKEYITYDMVFDAIAEFEKALITPNCRFDKYLRGNKNAITEQEKRGYFLFKSYGCITCHNGRNLGGNSFQKLGVLTVDVKIPRGRDRFEVTHIPYDKYVYKVPTLRNIALTAPYFHDGSVKNLKEAIAKMGVLNLGVKIPAEDIKDIEAFLKTLTGETPAIIKNMQ